A single window of Drosophila suzukii chromosome 3, CBGP_Dsuzu_IsoJpt1.0, whole genome shotgun sequence DNA harbors:
- the LOC108013009 gene encoding uncharacterized protein has protein sequence MNMYNGQVNAYGGGGGAAGGGLPGGMVPNRMGGGAPGGGPGGAGMFQRNRSAPYPGFNGHGPANGGQRRMNGGGPGMGPGGPRGQEGFGGQNGGQRTSNHGAHLPKIVWSEVNLTPFRKNFYKPCDSVLARTPGETETFLTSNEITIKGDQVPTPSIEFEEGGFPDYVMNEIRKQGFAKPTAIQAQGWPIALSGRDLVGVAQTGSGKTLAYVLPAVVHINNQPRLERGDGPIALVLAPTRELAQQIQQVAIEFGSNTHVRNTCIFGGAPKGQQARDLERGVEIVIATPGRLIDFLERGTTSLKRCTYLVLDEADRMLDMGFEPQIRKIMQQIRPDRQVLMWSATWPKEVRQLAEEFLNNYIQVNIGSLSLSANHNILQIVDVCDENEKLMKLIKLLTDISAENETKTIIFVETKKRVDEITRNISRQGWRACAIHGDKSQQERDFVLSSFRNGRHSILVATDVAARGLDVDDVKFVINYDYPSNSEDYVHRIGRTGRSNNTGTAYTLFTHSNANKANDLIQVLREANQTINPKLMNMAMSGGYNKRGGGMGGGYRGGNGYQGRNQQMGGGYNGGNNYRNNNGPGGNMNRNAFNGGAAGGPPRFDQKPRTSPPNQGGQGGYRGQGGGGYQGQQQQQGGVPFSRFNPNAACFEPNKAQNAPGSVPPQAQHQQQQQQQQAQAQAQAQAAQQQHLLPDASVQAAMAAANYGVDQKRSRFSPYNMNFANMPPPPMNQQQAAAAAQQQQLQTPQQQQQQTPQAYGQYSSMSSSMATVSLNGGATAVANSYRAQYAVPTQAAPYMMANSGDIFAYPPPPLPVQN, from the exons ATGAATAT GTACAACGGACAGGTTAACGCCTACGGCGGTGGCGGTGGAGCAGCAGGCGGCGGTCTACCCGGTGGCATGGTGCCCAATCGCATGGGCGGAGGAGCTCCCGGGGGCGGACCCGGCGGAGCGGGCATGTTCCAGCGCAATCGCTCTGCCCCCTATCCGGGATTCAATGGGCACGGACCCGCCAATGGGGGACAGCGCCGCATGAACGGCGGTGGTCCTGGCATGGGACCCGGAGGACCCCGCGGCCAAGAAGGCTTCGGTGGCCAGAACGGCGGACAGCGCACTTCCAACCATGGCGCCCACTTGCCCAAGATCGTTTGGTCCGAGGTCAACCTCACGCCATTCCGCAAGAACTTCTACAAGCCCTGCGATTCGGTGCTGGCACGCACTCCTGGGGAGACAGAGACCTTCCTCACCAGCAATGAGATCACCATCAAGGGCGACCAGGTACCCACACCCAGTATTGAGTTCGAGGAGGGAGGCTTCCCCGACTATGTAATGAACGAGATCCGCAAGCAGGGTTTCGCCAAGCCAACGGCCATTCAGGCACAGGGTTGGCCCATCGCTTTGAGCGGAAGGGATCTGGTGGGCGTGGCCCAGACCGGATCCGGCAAGACCCTGGCCTACGTCCTGCCGGCGGTGGTGCACATCAATAACCAGCCACGCCTGGAGCGTGGTGATGGACCCATCGCCCTGGTGCTGGCTCCCACTAGGGAGCTGGCCCAGCAGATTCAGCAGGTGGCCATCGAGTTTGGCAGCAATACGCATGTGCGTAACACTTGCATCTTTGGCGGAGCACCAAAGGGTCAGCAGGCGCGGGATCTCGAGCGCGGAGTGGAGATTGTGATCGCGACACCTGGTCGACTGATCGATTTCCTCGAGCGGGGCACTACCTCGCTAAAGAGATGCACCTATCTGGTTCTTGACGAGGCTGATCGTATGCTGGACATGGGCTTCGAGCCCCAGATCAGGAAGATCATGCAACAGATCCGCCCGGACCGTCAGGTTCTGATGTGGTCCGCCACCTGGCCCAAAGAGGTGCGCCAGCTGGCCGAGGAGTTCCTTAATAACTATATTCAGGTGAACATTGGGTCGCTGTCGCTGAGCGCCAACCACAACATCCTTCAGATCGTGGACGTGTGCGATGAGAACGAGAAGCTGATGAAGCTGATCAAGTTGCTGACGGACATCTCGGCAGAGAACGAGACCAAGACGATCATCTTCGTCGAGACCAAGAAGCGTGTTGACGAGATCACGCGCAATATCTCCCGTCAGGGCTGGCGCGCTTGCGCTATTCACGGCGATAAGTCGCAGCAGGAGCGCGACTTTGTGCTCTCGAGCTTCCGCAATGGCCGGCACTCGATCCTGGTGGCCACCGATGTGGCTGCCCGCGGACTTG ACGTTGACGATGTCAAGTTTGTGATCAACTATGATTATCCTTCGAACTCTGAGGACTACGTGCATCGCATTGGACGTACCGGACGCTCTAATAACACCGGCACCGCCTACACCTTGTTCACGCACTCCAACGCCAACAAGGCCAATGACCTGATCCAGGTGCTGCGCGAGGCCAACCAG ACCATCAACCCCAAACTGATGAACATGGCCATGAGCGGGGGCTACAACAAGCGCGGCGGCGGCATGGGTGGTGGCTATCGTGGCGGCAACGGCTACCAGGGTCGCAACCAGCAGATGGGCGGCGGCTACAATGGCGGCAACAACTATCGCAACAACAACGGTCCCGGAGGCAACATGAATCGCAATGCTTTTAACGGTGGTGCAGCTGGTGGACCACCACGTTTCGACCAGAAGCCACGCACCTCGCCGCCAAACCAAGGCGGTCAGGGAGGATACCGCGGCCAGGGAGGCGGTGGCTACCAgggccagcagcaacagcagggCGGAGTACCCTTCTCCCGCTTCAATCCCAATGCCGCTTGTTTCGAGCCCAACAAAGCACAGAACGCTCCGGGATCTGTGCCGCCACAGgcgcaacatcagcagcaacagcagcagcagcaggcccAGGCACAAGCACAGGCACAGGCTGCCcagcagcaacacctgctTCCCGATGCCTCCGTTCAGGCGGCGATGGCAGCTGCCAACTACGGGGTCGATCAGAAGCGTTCTCGTTTCTCGCCGTACAACATGAACTTCGCCAACATGCCCCCGCCACCGATGAACCAGCAGcaggcggcggcggcagcccagcagcaacagttgcAGACaccccagcagcagcagcagcagacacCACAGGCTTACGGCCAGTACTCGTCGATGTCCTCCAGCATGGCAACCGTGTCGCTGAACGGAGGAGCAACGGCGGTGGCCAATTCTTACCGCGCCCAGTATGCAGTACCCACGCAGGCGGCTCCCTATATGATGGCGAACAGCGGCGATATCTTTGCCTATCCGCCGCCCCCGCTGCCCGTGCAGAACTAG
- the LOC108012487 gene encoding transcription factor Adf-1 has translation MRTSYKKNRPFDFKLIDLVEPNPVLYKRSGLSNYDAMKAKTDVWARIAERMGCDVDFCLMRWNNLHYQFRKEFRRADTSGSTWPYLERLRFLAENQPPSKNKSKPKTRDSPGKQEETIQEETPVQFLWETYENGDVPQQSSTFIIEEVIEEPSEQIIQEEIIYEEQEPAEILSPRSSFLQMDQVLAQLKEPQRKRAERRITAFLLKCQLRALSNQSVEDLTI, from the exons aTGCGCACTAGCTACAAGAAGAACAGGCCCTTCGATTTCAAGCTGATAGATTTGGTGGAACCAAATCCGGTGCTCTACAAAAGGTCCGGGCTCTCGAATTACGATGCCATGAAGGCTAAGACGGACGTTTGGGCGCGGATAGCCGAGAGGATGGGTTGTGATG TGGACTTCTGTTTGATGCGCTGGAACAACCTGCACTACCAGTTTCGCAAAGAGTTCCGCCGGGCGGACACCAGCGGCTCCACCTGGCCGTACTTGGAGCGCCTTCGCTTTCTGGCTGAGAACCAGCCGCCATcgaaaaacaaaagcaaacCCAAGACTAGGGACTCCCCCGGCAAGCAGGAGGAGACCATCCAGGAAGAGACCCCTGTGCAGTTCCTGTGGGAGACCTACGAAAACGGAGACGTTCCTCAACAGTCCAGCACCTTCATAATCGAGGAGGTCATCGAGGAGCCCAGTGAACAGATCATTCAGGAGGAGATCATCTACGAAGAACAGGAACCAGCGGAGATACTCTCTCCCAGAAGCAGTTTCCTCCAGATGGACCAAGTCCTGGCCCAGCTCAAGGAGCCCCAGCGAAAACGGGCAGAGCGAAGGATAACAGCTTTCCTGCTCAAGTGCCAGCTGCGTGCCTTGAGTAATCAGTCCGTAGAGGACCTAACCATATAG
- the Surf1 gene encoding SURF1-like protein, translated as MLRFGTQMSRLVALNMQTVCRIPSSRNTQKLITRKMTQQRSPVDWNTSIPTKAAKDKDKIAPLGWFLLLIPATTFGLGCWQVKRKIWKEQLIKDLNKQLSTAPVDLPEDLSDLTQMEYRLVKIRGRFLHEKEMRMGPRSLIRPDGVETQGGLFSQRDSGNGYLIVTPFQLADRDDIVLVNRGWVSRKQVDPETRPLGQLPAEVELTAVVRKGEARPQFTPDHKGGIYLYRDLARMCASTGAAPIFLDAVYDAQAAKNGPIGGQTRVTLRNDHLSYLVTWFSLSAATSFLWYRQIVKRIPF; from the exons atGCTGCGTTTTGGAACCCAAATGAGCCGGCTAGTGGCCCTTAATATGCAGACGGTATGCCGCATCCCAAGCAGCAGGAATACCCAGAAATTGATCACCAGAAAGATGACACAACAGCGATCGCCGGTGGACTGGAACACAAGTATTCCCACTAAGGCAGCGAAAGACAAGGATAAGATTGCCCCATTGGGATGGTTCCTGCTG CTTATACCCGCCACCACTTTTGGCTTGGGCTGCTGGCAAGTAAAGCGCAAGATTTGGAAGGAGCAGTTGATCAAGGATCTTAACAAGCAGCTTAGCACAGCTCCCGTGGATTTACCAGAAGA TCTTAGTGATCTAACCCAAATGGAGTACCGTCTGGTCAAAATCCGTGGACGTTTCCTTCACGAAAAGGAGATGAGAATGGGTCCAAGGTCTCTCATACGCCCGGATGGTGTGGAGACGCAAGGAGGACTCTTCTCGCAGAGGGATTCGGGCAATGGCTATCTGATAGTGACCCCCTTTCAGCTGGCAGACAGAGA CGATATAGTGCTCGTTAATCGGGGATGGGTGTCCCGCAAGCAAGTGGATCCAGAAACACGTCCTTTGGGTCAACTGCCGGCGGAGGTGGAGCTCACCGCTGTGGTGAGGAAAGGAGAAGCCCGTCCTCAGTTTACACCTGACCACAAAGGCGGTATCTACCTGTATCGCGATCTGGCACGCATGTGTGCCTCCACAGGAGCTGCTCCTATATTCCTAGATGCCGTCTACGATGCACAGGCCGCCAAAAATGGTCCCATTGGCGGCCAGACCCGCGTCACCCTGCGCAACGATCATCTCTCATACCTGGTCACCTGGTTCAGCTTATCGGCGGCCACCTCCTTCCTCTGGTACAGGCAAATAGTCAAGAGGATACCCTTCTGA
- the Uqcc1 gene encoding ubiquinol-cytochrome-c reductase complex assembly factor 1 encodes MQCTRAVARLVSGIARTPWVTQQPYKQAPAILGVFEQSCRLCSSTGVVDSPNKTKPGTGTPTEGGILKRVLTKVGFTPNTKARLKVTSHLLYESVADKINYVAFFRDFNLPNTFNSWFLVTELHVWLLLMRSMAEGSETGEDGRFLRNCIVEAMWGDVNTRAKKLGAHNPSRTRQQIETLSEQFQAALIAYDEGIMSDDRVLACALWRRFFEMNCDDYAQIERLVKYVRQQAAMLDSLPRDQFIIKPKVAWLDLDKCKV; translated from the exons atgcaGTGCACTCGTGCAGTTGCCAGGCTGGTCAGTGGCATCGCGAGAACACCATGG GTGACACAACAGCCCTATAAACAGGCTCCAGCGATATTGGGTGTATTTGAGCAATCCTGTCGCTTGTGTTCATCCACCGGCGTGGTGGATAGTCCAAATAAAACCAAACCCGGCACTGGAACACCCACAGAAGGCGGAATTCTGAAGAGAGTGCTCACCAAAGTGGGCTTCACACCGAATACGAAGGCG CGCCTTAAGGTCACCAGTCATCTGTTGTACGAAAGTGTGGCCGATAAGATCAACTATGTGGCCTTCTTCCGCGACTTCAATCTGCCAAACACTTTCAACTCTTGGTTTTTGGTCACCGAACTGCACGTCTGGCTGCTGCTGATGCGCTCCATGGCCGAGGGTTCCGAAACGGGCGAGGACGGACGCTTCCTGCGGAACTGCATCGTGGAGGCCATGTGGGGAGATGTCAACACACGCGCGAAGAAACTGGGA GCCCACAATCCCTCACGAACCCGTCAGCAGATTGAGACATTATCCGAGCAGTTCCAAGCGGCTCTCATCGCCTACGACGAGGGCATCATGTCCGACGATCGGGTCCTGGCCTGCGCTCTGTGGCGCCGCTTCTTCGAGATGAACTGCGATGACTATGCGCAGATTGAGCGGCTGGTAAAGTACGTGCGCCAGCAGGCCGCCATGCTGGACAGTTTGCCGCGCGATCAGTTCATTATAAAGCCCAAGGTGGCCTGGCTGGATCTGGACAAGTGCAAGGTGTAA
- the tow gene encoding mediator of RNA polymerase II transcription subunit 15 isoform X2 produces MGCGQSKIHLYPRKSKSKANGKKGGHADSDAETDEDEGHIEDAEKAQQRDREKHDESEELSNKDIQDSDEDVAVSLLRAKNLSLLQSHQQNFFRMLDKKIDEGPDYDSASETEIALEEARLNALRQHWESASITASICSSASRSLQTTPIRQVQVPLKQPPRGAGLLLQPSSAATVTASSSTIVTLPTTEYLPQHVLAGRQQQQAAVLYQQQQQQLILLPQLDPNVVNTSTAAAAAQLVQLQQQHHQQQQQQQLSQQQQQQQQLYQQQQQYLLSLPAGTKPQSVSPKRLIYGSTATAGPPGSTACPPPAPPPSVQYIATGSSGGFLNGAGAISGIAAGRGPLQLAYYGAAPPSTAPPTATALSNAPETYEPPTAPHSQMQQQQPPPPPPGAYYGEMMHGTQPAPAAEYKFPPAISVQRLAPQVQRQLRETQELIKDSCPQLYAAGYGSPGPPIRNPSRNPTRTRPTLETQFSQELS; encoded by the exons ATGGGCTGTGGACAGAGCAAGATACATTTGTATCCCAGGAAATCGAAGAGTAAAGCGAACGGCAAGAAAGGAGGACATG CCGACTCGGATGCCGAAACGGACGAGGACGAAGGCCACATCGAGGATGCCGAGAAGGCACAGCAGCGCGACCGCGAGAAGCACGACGAGAGCGAGGAGCTAAGCAATAAGGACATCCAGGACAGCGACGAGGACGTGGCCGTCTCCCTGCTGCGCGCCAAGAACCTATCGCTGCTCCAAAGCCA CCAACAGAACTTCTTCCGCATGCTGGACAAGAAGATCGACGAG GGTCCCGACTACGACTCGGCCAGCGAAACGGAGATCGCTCTGGAGGAGGCCCGACTGAACGCCCTGCGTCAACACTGGGAGTCCGCCAGCATCACGGCCTCCATTTGCTCCTCGGCCAGTCGCTCGTTGCAGACGACGCCCATCCGCCAGGTGCAGGTGCCGCTCAAGCAACCTCCCCGCGGAGCCGGCCTGCTGCTCCAGCCTTCCAGTGCGGCGACGGTCACCGCCTCCTCCTCGACGATAGTCACGCTGCCCACGACGGAGTATCTACCTCAGCATGTGCTGGCAgggcggcagcagcaacaggcgGCGGTGCTctaccagcagcagcagcagcaactaaTCCTGCTGCCCCAGTTGGATCCTAATGTTGTCAACACGTCCACGGCGGCAGCAGCGGCACAGCTCGTCcagttgcagcagcaacatcaccagcagcagcagcaacagcaactcagtcagcagcaacagcagcaacagcagctctaccagcagcaacagcaatatCTGCTGTCCCTTCCCGCCGGAACCAAGCCGCAGAGCGTGAGTCCAAAGCGCCTGATCTACGGCAGCACCGCCACAGCCGGGCCTCCGGGCAGTACCGCCTGTCCACCGCCGGCACCGCCTCCTTCCGTTCAGTATATTGCCACCGGGTCGAGCGGTGGCTTCCTCAATGGCGCCGGCGCCATTTCCGGAATCGCAGCGGGTCGAGGGCCCCTGCAGCTGGCCTACTACGGTGCCGCCCCCCCGAGCACTGCCCCCCCGACGGCGACGGCCCTTTCCAACGCCCCCGAAACGTACGAACCGCCAACCGCTCCACACAGCcaaatgcagcagcaacagccacCGCCTCCTCCGCCGGGCGCCTATTACGGCGAGATGATGCACGGCACACAG CCCGCTCCGGCGGCGGAATACAAGTTCCCGCCCGCCATCAGCGTGCAGCGATTGGCGCCGCAAGTGCAGCGGCAACTGCGTGAGACGCAGGAACTCATAAAAGACTCGTGCCCGCAGCTGTATGCGGCAGGATATGGCAGCCCTGGACCACCGATACGCAATCCCAGCAGGAACCCCACTAGAACTAGACCCACCCTGGAGACCCAGTTCTCGCAGGAACTCTCGTGA
- the tow gene encoding mediator of RNA polymerase II transcription subunit 15 isoform X1, whose amino-acid sequence MGCGQSKIHLYPRKSKSKANGKKGGHADSDAETDEDEGHIEDAEKAQQRDREKHDESEELSNKDIQDSDEDVAVSLLRAKNLSLLQSQEISSSQQNFFRMLDKKIDEGPDYDSASETEIALEEARLNALRQHWESASITASICSSASRSLQTTPIRQVQVPLKQPPRGAGLLLQPSSAATVTASSSTIVTLPTTEYLPQHVLAGRQQQQAAVLYQQQQQQLILLPQLDPNVVNTSTAAAAAQLVQLQQQHHQQQQQQQLSQQQQQQQQLYQQQQQYLLSLPAGTKPQSVSPKRLIYGSTATAGPPGSTACPPPAPPPSVQYIATGSSGGFLNGAGAISGIAAGRGPLQLAYYGAAPPSTAPPTATALSNAPETYEPPTAPHSQMQQQQPPPPPPGAYYGEMMHGTQPAPAAEYKFPPAISVQRLAPQVQRQLRETQELIKDSCPQLYAAGYGSPGPPIRNPSRNPTRTRPTLETQFSQELS is encoded by the exons ATGGGCTGTGGACAGAGCAAGATACATTTGTATCCCAGGAAATCGAAGAGTAAAGCGAACGGCAAGAAAGGAGGACATG CCGACTCGGATGCCGAAACGGACGAGGACGAAGGCCACATCGAGGATGCCGAGAAGGCACAGCAGCGCGACCGCGAGAAGCACGACGAGAGCGAGGAGCTAAGCAATAAGGACATCCAGGACAGCGACGAGGACGTGGCCGTCTCCCTGCTGCGCGCCAAGAACCTATCGCTGCTCCAAAGCCA GGAAATATCATCTAGCCAACAGAACTTCTTCCGCATGCTGGACAAGAAGATCGACGAG GGTCCCGACTACGACTCGGCCAGCGAAACGGAGATCGCTCTGGAGGAGGCCCGACTGAACGCCCTGCGTCAACACTGGGAGTCCGCCAGCATCACGGCCTCCATTTGCTCCTCGGCCAGTCGCTCGTTGCAGACGACGCCCATCCGCCAGGTGCAGGTGCCGCTCAAGCAACCTCCCCGCGGAGCCGGCCTGCTGCTCCAGCCTTCCAGTGCGGCGACGGTCACCGCCTCCTCCTCGACGATAGTCACGCTGCCCACGACGGAGTATCTACCTCAGCATGTGCTGGCAgggcggcagcagcaacaggcgGCGGTGCTctaccagcagcagcagcagcaactaaTCCTGCTGCCCCAGTTGGATCCTAATGTTGTCAACACGTCCACGGCGGCAGCAGCGGCACAGCTCGTCcagttgcagcagcaacatcaccagcagcagcagcaacagcaactcagtcagcagcaacagcagcaacagcagctctaccagcagcaacagcaatatCTGCTGTCCCTTCCCGCCGGAACCAAGCCGCAGAGCGTGAGTCCAAAGCGCCTGATCTACGGCAGCACCGCCACAGCCGGGCCTCCGGGCAGTACCGCCTGTCCACCGCCGGCACCGCCTCCTTCCGTTCAGTATATTGCCACCGGGTCGAGCGGTGGCTTCCTCAATGGCGCCGGCGCCATTTCCGGAATCGCAGCGGGTCGAGGGCCCCTGCAGCTGGCCTACTACGGTGCCGCCCCCCCGAGCACTGCCCCCCCGACGGCGACGGCCCTTTCCAACGCCCCCGAAACGTACGAACCGCCAACCGCTCCACACAGCcaaatgcagcagcaacagccacCGCCTCCTCCGCCGGGCGCCTATTACGGCGAGATGATGCACGGCACACAG CCCGCTCCGGCGGCGGAATACAAGTTCCCGCCCGCCATCAGCGTGCAGCGATTGGCGCCGCAAGTGCAGCGGCAACTGCGTGAGACGCAGGAACTCATAAAAGACTCGTGCCCGCAGCTGTATGCGGCAGGATATGGCAGCCCTGGACCACCGATACGCAATCCCAGCAGGAACCCCACTAGAACTAGACCCACCCTGGAGACCCAGTTCTCGCAGGAACTCTCGTGA